AGCTGATCGACAGAGGGCTCAGGGAGCTGCCAATACAGCCCGACTACGTCGGGAGCAGGCTCGACACCCTCAGCACGGAAGAGGTCAGGGTCCATCTGAAGGAATCAGACGGCAGGGACGAAGTAATTATAGTAAAAGAGTAAGAAATGGCATTTGAGAGAAAACACATACTGGGACTCGAAGAATTGTCGGCCGAGGAGATATCGCTCATCCTCGATACGGCGGAGTCCATGAAAGAGGTTTCAGAGAGGGACGTGAAGAAAGTGCCTGCGTTGAGGGGCGTGACCGTCTGCAATCTCTTCTTCGAGCCGAGCACGCGGACGAGGTCGTCTTTCGAGATAGCGGAGAAAAGGCTGAGCGCGGACGTGCTCAATTTCACAACGTCCCAGAGCAGCGTCGTCAAGGGCGAGAGCCTCCTCGATACGGCGAGGAACCTCGAAGCGATGGGCGCGAGCATGATCGTCATAAGGCACCCGATGTCGGGCGCGCCGTGGCTCCTTGCGAAGGAGCTCGAATCTTCGATAATAAACGCGGGGGACGGCTCACACGAGCATCCGAGCCAGGGTCTCCTCGACCTCTTTACAATAAGGCAGCTCAAGGGGAGGATAGAGGGGCTAAAGGTAGTAATAGTGGGCGACATACTCCACAGCCGTGTGGCGAGGTCGAACATATGGGGGTTTATGAAGCTCGGGGCCGAGGTAAGGGTCGTGGGCCCGCCGACGCTGGTGCCGAAATATATAGAGAGTATAGACGTGAAATCGTTCTACAGCCTCGATAAGGCCGTAGAGGGCGCCGATGTCGTGATCATGCTCCGCATACAGAAAGAAAGGCAGGACTCCGAGTTCTTCCCGTCGCTCAGGGAGTATTCGAGATTCTACGGACTCACGAGGGAAAAATTGAGATGCGCCGCCCGGGACGTCACCGTCATGCATCCCGGACCGATTAACAGGGGCGTCGAGCTCTCTTCAGATATAGCGGACGGGCCGGGCTCGGTCATTCTCGAGCAGGTGGCTAACGGCATAGCGGTCAGGATGGCGATGTTTTATCTGGTCGCCTCGGCGAGGAGCGGCTCATGAGCATACTGATAAAGGGGGGAAGGATAATAGACCCTTCCAGGAACTACGATAAGGTCGGAAATATCCTCATAGAAAAGGGGACTGTAAAGTCTTACCCGGAGGATATTAAAAAGCTCGAAAAGGATTCAGCCGTCAAGGTCCTGGACGCCTCGGGCAAGATAGTTTCCCCCGGGCTCGTCGACCTGCACGTTCATCTGAGAGAGCCCGGGTACGAGCATAAAGAGACCATTCGCACGGGCTGCGAATCCGCGGCTGCGGGCGGCTTCACCTCGATCGTCTGCATGCCCAACACGAACCCCATAAACGACAACGCGTCCGTGACCGAATATATAATGCTCAAGGCGCGCACGGAAGGCATAGTAAACGTATTCCCGCTGGGCGCCATAACCAAGGGAGAGAACGGAGAGACGCTCGCGCAGATAGGGGAGATGTTTGAGGCCGGCTGCGTCGGTGTGTCGGACGACGGCATGCCTGTGATGAATTCCAAGGTCATGCGGCACGCGATGGAATATGTAAAGGCGTTCGGGATACCGGTCATATCACATTCCGAGGACTTGAACCTCTCGGGCAACGGCGTTATGAATGAAGGGTACACGTCGACGCTCCTCGGGCTGAGCGGCATACCGGCGGCGTCGGAGGACGTAATGGTATCCCGCGATATAACGCTCGCCGAGCTTACCGGCACTCACCTCCACATCTGCCACGTGTCCACGGCGGGGTCGGTGAGGTTGATCCGGGCCGCGAAAGGGAGGGGAGTGAAGGTGACGGCGGAAGCGGCGCCCCATCATTTCACTCTTACCGATAAGGCCGTCGCGCAGTACGATACGAACGCTAAAATGAAGCCGCCCTTGAGAAGCGAAACAGACAGGGATGCTGTCAGGGAAGGGCTCGCGGACGGCACCATAGACATAATAGCTACAGACCACGCCCCCCACAGCGAGGATGAAAAAATGGTGGAGTTCGATCAGGCCCCCTTCGGCATCGTGGGGCTCGAGACGGCGCTTCCGCTTTCGCTGAAGCTCGTCGAGGACGGCGTCCTCACGTTAAACCAGATGATCGCCAAGCTCACGCATCTGCCATCGGCAATTATCAGTGTCGATAAGGGGACGCTCAGCCCCGGCGTTCAGGCCGATATAGTGATATTCGACCCGGAGAAACAGGTCAAAATCGATAGAGAAAAGTTCCGCTCGAAAAGCAGGAATACGCCTTTTAACGGCTGGGACCTGAAAGGGGCCGTCCTCTACACGATCGTAAACGGCAATATCGTTTATTCTGTATAATCCCTAAGGTGAATTCGGTTCTTCAACGAAGCAGACTTCCGGATATTTCCGTCCGACGGATTCCCAGAATTCTTTGGTGACGTCGTCCATTTTATATTTGGGATTGATTTTTACATTCCCCGTATCGAGATCGATCTCGACCATCGTTTCGTCCTTGTCTGTGAGAAGCGAGAACTTTCTCGGGCCAATGACCTTGTAGCTCGTCTCAATCTTCTGCTCGTAGTTGATGCTCATCCCGACGGTCGGGTCGAGGTGGATTTCCGGCTCGTCCGACTCGACGACCTCCACGTCCTCCCGCGCCGCTTCTGACGGCGGGCTTGCCGGTTTTACCGACGGGGCTATCTCTTTGTCCTGCGGATCTGATAACGACGCTTCTTCTCTTCCGCCGCCGGGTGTTAGCGCCTCACAGTCGGCACCGTCGATATTGATCGATATGTTCTTATTCGTATAGAGGAGGTATGAGGAGATACCGAGCAGCGCCGTAAGGATTACAATAACGAAAATTCTCACCATGATCTTTCCCCCGATTACGTGAGTAAGTCGTCTTCTCCGTCCCTTCGGTAGAAGTATAACCTGACGATCCTTGATTTTGCTTGTTAATTTTGTGGTATAAGATAATCACAGCCGTTATAGCTTATGAAAACATCTTTTCAGGACATGAAAGATCGAGGGCCTTCCGGCGATACGCCGCTCCTCAACCGGGACTTCGTTCTGATTACAGTAACTTCCTTCGTTTTCTTCTTTACCTATCACTCCTTCATCTTATTGCCGCTACGGATAGAGGAGCTCGGAGGCAGCGAATCGTCGATAGGGTTCATCATGGGGGCGGCTTCGATGGCGACGATCCTTACGACGCCGTCTGTCGGTATCCTGATAGACAAGTGGGGAAAGAAGTGGTTCCTGCTCGCCGGGGGGCTCCTCATGTCTGTTACCTCTCTCCCCTTCGCGTTCCTTGATTCGCTCGGCGTCATCTTCCCGGCGCTCAGGGTCCTTCACGGGGCCGCGCTCTCCCTCTGCTTCGTCTCGGCGGGGACTCTCATCGCGGACGTCTCTTCGCCCTCGAGGAGGAGCCAGGCTATCGGGATTTTCGGTATGTTCAGTGTTATAAATTTCGCGCTCGCGCCTTATGTAGGGAAAAAGATAGTAGAGACGTACGGCTTCGGAGACTTATTCGTCTTCGATTTCATATTCGGGTCCTTCGGGGTCTTCGCGGCGCTTTTCATCAGGGAGCCCGAGCCTCTTTCGCCTGACGGCGTCCGGGGGGGCAGCTACAGGGAAGCCCTATTCAGGCGGGGTGTATTCGCAGCCGCCTTCGCGCTGATGATAGCAGGGACAGGGTTTGTTTCGGCGATTACCTTCGTTCCCGTGTTCGCAAAGAGGATCGGCGTAGACTCGTTCGAGCTGTTTTTCATAACGTACACGGCTGCCATACTCGCGGTGAGGCTCATAGGCGGATGGATTCCCGACAAGTTCGGAAAGAAAAAGACATCTCTACCGGCTCTCATTCTCTTCGCGATGAGCGTAATTGCGATCGGGTTTACCTCGGGGGCATCGGGCCTCATACTGGCGGGCGTATTGTTCGGGCTCGGACACGGGCTCTTCTATCCCGCTATTTACGCCCTGGTCATAGACCTCTCGCCCGAGGCGGACAGGGGGAAGGCTGTCTCGATATGCAGCGTCGCCTTCACGTTCGGAGGCATGCTCGGCGTTTTCATTTACGGGGTGATAGCGGAGGCATGGGGGTTCCGTCTTATGTTCGAAGCGGCGGGGACTATATGCGTGCTCGGATTCCTTGTCTTCGCCTTCGCGGGAAAGGAAGCCTAGAGCTTGGCCGGCCGGGCGGCAAACACACAGTGTCAGGTAAGATATAGCGATATATAAACGGAGGCGTAAATGTCGGAGGAGAGAGATTTGAAGAAGGATTTCCCCGTAGTGCCGTTCTGGGAGTTTCTCGGGATCAAAATAGTGGAGATGCGTCCTGGGTTCGGCAAGCTCACGATTCACACGGATGAGAACCTGACCAACCCGTACGGTTATACTCACGGCGGGGTTCTGTCCACATTGGCCGATTCCGCCGCCGCCGTGGCGATTGCGGGAATGGTCAGGGGCAAAGGCAAGAAGTTCATGACGGTCGAGATGAATATCAGCTATATCAGTCCCGTAGTCGGGGGTGTTATAGAGGCGCGCGCGAAGGCCTTGAGGGAGGGCAGGATAGTTCCCGCGGAGGTCGATATAATTAATGACAATAAACTTGTTGCCAAGGCCATAGCCACGTATATTATTGTTGACGATAAGAAGGATTGAGCTATTCCCCGCACTTCATTCCGTTTTCATATCGAGCATGGCTGAGCTTGACGATAAACTCCTTTTGGGGTAGAACCTTTAACTTTAATCATGGACAACGATCAGTTCGAGCAGAGAAAAGAAAAGCTGAATGAATTAAGAAACTTAGGCATAAATCCCTTCGCGAACGGATACAAGCCCGGCGCCCTCGCGGGCGAGCTTTTATCGAAATTCGGAGAGACCACGGCAAGCGAGCTCGAGAACCGAAACGAGGACTACTCACTCGCGGGCAGGGTCGTCGGGCTAAGAGACTTCGGCAAGAGCATATTCTTCCACATCGCGGACAGGTCGGGGAAGATTCAGGGGTATCTGAAAATGGATGTCATAGGGGAGGACAAGCTCAAATTTTTTAAGAGGTATGTAGACCTCGGCGACTTCATCGGCATAAGCGGTAACCTCTTCAAGACCCGCACCGGCGAGCTCACAGTCAACATAAAGGATTTCAAGCTCCTGACGAAAACCCTTCATCCTCTCCCCGAGAAGTGGCACGGCCTCAAGGACGTCGAGGCCAGGTACCGCCAGCGTTACCTCGACCTCATCTCCAACCCCGAGATCAAGGATATATTTCTCATACGGAGCAGGATCATCAAGCTCATAAGGAAGTTCCTCGACGAGAGGGAATTCATCGAGGTCGAAACCCCGATCCTCCATCCGATAGCCGGAGGAGCGGCCGCGCGCCCCTTCGAGACGCACCACAACGCTCTCGGCATGGACCTCTTCCTCAGGATTGCGCCCGAGCTTTACCTTAAAAGACTCGTGATCGGAGGGCTGGAGAGGGTTTACGAAATCGGAAGGACGTTCAGGAACGAAGGGGTCTCGACCCAGCACAATCCCGAGTTCACCATGATAGAGTTTTATCAGGCGTACGCCACGTACGAAGACCTCATGGAACTGATCGAGGAGCTCATCTGCTGCCTGGCGCTCGAGATAAAAGGCTCGCTCGTGTTCGAATACGGCGGCGCCGAAATCAATATGACACGGCCTTGGAAGAGGATAAACGTGATAGAGCACCTCGAGCAGACCCTGGGCAAGGATGTCCTCACGGACGACGCGAAGCTCTTTCAAAAAGCCCATTCGATCGGGGTCGATCATAAACGTATCAGGGGGAAGGCTATAGTCGAGATATTCGAGAAGATAGCAGCCGAGGAGCTCAGGAATCCCGCTTTCGTATACGGTTTCCCGCTCGACGTATCCCCTCTCGCGAGGAAGAACGAGGCCGATCCCGATATTACGGACAGGTTCGAGCTCTATATATACGGCAGGGAGATAGCGAACGCTTTCTCCGAGCTGAACGACCCGATAGACCAGAAGGAAAGGTTCAGGAGCCAGCTCGACCTCAAATTAAAGGGAGAAGAAGAAGTGCACGAAATGGACGAAGACTTCGTTACGGCTCTCGAGCACGGAATGCCGCCGACTGCAGGGGCGGGCATAGGCATAGACCGTCTCGTCATGCTTTTTACAAACTCACCCTCCATAAGGGAAGTCATTTTCTTTCCCCACCTAAGGCCGGAATGAAATACGAATTCTTTATAGGGCTCAGGTACCTGAGCTCCAGGCGTAAACAGAAGTTTGCCTCTATAATCGGCCTCATCTCGGTCCTGGGCGTGATCATAGGCGTGATGGCCCTCAACGTTGTGCTTTCGGTCATGGGCGGGTTCGAGGAGGAGCTCAGGGAAAAGATACTGGGCGTGAGCTCCCACATAGTGATACTGAGCTACGACGGCCCCATGAAGGATTATTCCAAGATAGAAGACGAGACGCTCAAATTCCCGGGGGTTCTCGGGGCGAGCCCTTTTATTTACGGGCAGGGCATGATGGCAAGCGAGAACAACGTGTCTGGCTCCGTCGTGCGGGGTATTGACCCGGGGACGGCGGGCACCGTCACGAATATCGAGCAGGCGCTCGGGCGAGGCGTGTTGGGAAGCAAAGAGGACGATAAGAGAATATCCGATGAGCAGCTGAGCAGAGTTGGCAGGGAGGTGCTCAATAAGCTCACGGCTGAAACGGAATCGGGGAAACCCCCCATACTGCTCGGCAAGGAGCTTGCGAACACGCTGGGCGTGATGGAGGGGGATCAGGTGAGCCTCGTATCCCCTTTCGGCAAGATGGGGCCTTTCGGCGCCACCGCCAAAGTGAAGAAATTCGAGGTGGCCGGTATATTCGATTACGGCATGATCGAGTACGACTCGTCGATCTCTTACGTCGGCCTTGAGGACGCCATGGATTTCTTCGATATGAACGGCGAGGTCTCGGGAGTGGAGGTCAAGGTCAGGGATATCTACGACGCGAGGGGGATAGGCACGGAGCTCGCCTCGATATTGGGCTTCCCTTATTACACGAGGAACTGGGAAGAGGTCAACAAGAGCCTTTTCAAAGCGCTCAGGCTCGAGAGGATAGCGATAGCTATTTTTTTGGGGCTGATCATACTCGTTGCGGCGCTCGACATAGTAAGCGCGCTGACAATGGTCGTCATGGAGAAGGGCAGGGACATCGCGATACTTCGGGCAATGGGGGCGACCAGGAACGGGATATTGAAGATATTCGTGATAGACGGGATGATAATAGGCTTAGTCGGCACCCTCCTCGGCAGCCTGTCCGGCTACGGCATCTGCTACATGCTCAAGACGAGCGAAACTATAAGGAAACTGATTCCATTTGATAATAATGTCTATCCTATTTCAGAGTTTCCAGTTAAAATTGAACCGTTTTATTTTCTTACGGTGGCTTTTTTCAGCATATTGATATGTTTTATCGCAACGTTGTATCCGTCATTCCAGGCGTCTCGAAAAGATCCGATTGAGGCACTGAGGTATGAGTGAAGAATGGAGATTCGAGTACGAGGTTTATGGAAGGTGTTTGAAACCGACGGCGGCCGGGTTGAGGCTCTTAAGGGAATTGATCTTGACATATCGGACGGGGAAATGCTTGCGATAGTCGGTGTCTCAGGATCGGGGAAAAGCACTCTTTTGCATATTTTAGGAACGCTCGACCAGCCGTCAGCAGGAGAAGTATATTACGGGGACGTCAATGTTTTCAAGCAGAACGACAGCGAGCTCGCGGCATTCAGGAACAGGGAGATAGGGTTTGTCTTCCAGTTCCATTACCTGCTCCCTGAGTTCAGCGCCTTGGAGAACGTTATGATGCCGTGCCTGATTAACGGGCTGAGCGCGGCCCGCGCGAAGGAGATGTCGCTCGATGTGCTGAAGAGAGTGGGTCTCGAGCACAGGGTCGAGCACCGGCCCGGGGAGCTGTCGGGCGGGGAGCAGCAGAGGGTCGCGATCGCGAGGGCGGTCGTATTAAAACCCAGGGTCATTCTGGCGGACGAGCCTACCGGGAACCTCGACCTGGATACGGGAGCGTCTATCGTCGACTTGTTTCTGATGCTTAACACGGAATACGGGATTACATCGGTGCTGGTCACACATAATCAGGAAATCACCAGACGGCTCGAGAGGAGTATCAGGCTTTCCGATGGGAAAATCGTCGATGTCAATTAACTTCAGAGCGGGCGGGCTCGTTTTTGCGGTCGCCATGTTTCTCCTTTTGAGTTACGTATGCCGGGAAACCGCGTTCGGGCAGGACGCAGGCGGCAAGGAAACCCCTCAAGCGGATACGGTCAAGGAGCCCGCGGTCGGCGCTGCGGAGGGCGCTGAAAGCCCGGAGCAGCCGGTTGCGCAGGAGCCGGACAGAATAATACAGATAAAGATAGAAGGGAACCTCCGTGTGGAGACGGAGCTCATCGGGCTCAATATTTCCTCAAAGGTGGGCGAGCCCCTTTCCTCAGCGACGGTCAGGGAAGACGTAAAGAAGCTGTATAAGCTCGGATTCTTCGAGGACGTTACTGCCGATACCGAAAAGACCCCAGAGGGAGTCGTCCTTATTTATAAGGTCAAGGAAAAGCCTGTAGTCGCCGACCTCAGGATCAGGGGAAACAAGGACATAAAGAGCGATAAGATTCTCGAGGTCATCGACGTCAAGGAAGGCCGTATTATCGACCTAAGCAAGGTGAAGCAGAGCCAGGAGGCCATAAGCGCCCTTTATGCTCAAAGCGGACTCGTGGGAACGGTGGTTGATTACAGCATCGAGCCCGAGGGTGAGGGGACCGTAAGCGTCACGTACGAAATAAAAGAAGGTAAGAAGGCCTACATCAAGAAAGTGATATTCGTCGGGAACGAAAAGCTCAAGACCAAGGTCATCAAAAAGGGCCTTTATTCCAAACCCAAAGGCATGTTTTCCTTTATTTCAAAGAAGGGCCTCTACAACCCACAGGAAATAGACAATGATTCCGAGAGGATAAGGGTTACTTATATCGATAACGGGTTTCTCGACGTAAAGGTGAGCAAGCCCGAAATAACGTATAGCGACGAGGAAAAGGGTTATATAATTACGTTCAATATCGACGAGGGAAACCAGTATAAAGTCAGCGAGCTCTCGTTCGTCGGGGATATGATCGTTCCCGAGGAGGAGCTTCGCGCGACCTTGAAGCTCAAAAGCGGAGAAATCTTCAGAGGCAGCCTGCTGGCCCAGGACATATCGGGCCTCACTACCTTTTACGGCGACAAGGGTTATGCGTTTGCCAACGTTGAGCCTGCGTTCAAGCTCAACAGACAGGAGCTCACGGTGGCCGTCCAGTTCAGGATTGAAAAGGGGCCTGAGGTATATGTGAGGCAAATCGATATAGTCGGGAACACCCGTACGAGGGATAAGGTTATCAGGAGAGAGGTTCCCATCGAGGAAGACCAGTTATACAACGCCACGGAGGTTCAGGCCATTAAATCGAGGGTCACGAGGCTCGGTTTCTTCGAGGATAACGTCGAAGTCGCTACGGAACGGGTCCCCGGCACCGAGGACCAGATCGATATAAAGGTGAAAGTCGAAGAGAAGCCGACCGGGTTCTTCAGCATAGCGGGAGGATTCAGCTCGGTCGAGACATTTATCTTTGCGGGCCAAATTCAGGAAGCGAACCTTTTCGGATACGGGAAGAGGCTCACGTTAAACGCGCAAATAGGCGGTGTCACACAGCTTTTTTATGTAAATTATCAGGACCCCCACTTCCTCGATACAGACTTCACTCTCGATGTCCTCGGCTTCAGGACCGACAGGCAGTTCAGGGATTTCGAAAGGAGCTCGTTCGGCGGAAGCTTGACTATAGGCAGGTACCTGTGGTGGAACCTTAGGGGCAATATAACGTACAGGCTCGAGGATGTGAAGATCGGCGACATAGACGAGAACGCGAGACTCATTATCACCAGGTCCAAAGAAACGATCAGCAGCATCGGGTTCGGTCTGGTCTGGGATTCGAGAAATAATCTCCTCGACCCGAGCGCGGGCAACCTCAGCGAGACTGAAATCGAGTCAGCGGGCGGCCCGTTGGGTGGAAATACCGATTTTATTAAATATACTGTATCATCAAGACAATGGTTTCCCCTTTGGCTCGGTACGGTGTTGACCGTCAGGGGGACATACGGGGTCATCGATTTCAGGAATAACGGGAACGACCTGGTCGTCGGCGAAAGGTTCTTTCTCGGTGGACCGAACACTCTTAGAGGCTACGGCTTCAGGAGGGTTGGCCCGAGGGTACCCGCTGCCGACGGAAGCTTCGTTATAATCGGCGGCGTTCAGCAGCTCCTGTT
This DNA window, taken from Thermodesulfobacteriota bacterium, encodes the following:
- a CDS encoding aspartate carbamoyltransferase catalytic subunit, with protein sequence MAFERKHILGLEELSAEEISLILDTAESMKEVSERDVKKVPALRGVTVCNLFFEPSTRTRSSFEIAEKRLSADVLNFTTSQSSVVKGESLLDTARNLEAMGASMIVIRHPMSGAPWLLAKELESSIINAGDGSHEHPSQGLLDLFTIRQLKGRIEGLKVVIVGDILHSRVARSNIWGFMKLGAEVRVVGPPTLVPKYIESIDVKSFYSLDKAVEGADVVIMLRIQKERQDSEFFPSLREYSRFYGLTREKLRCAARDVTVMHPGPINRGVELSSDIADGPGSVILEQVANGIAVRMAMFYLVASARSGS
- a CDS encoding dihydroorotase, encoding MSILIKGGRIIDPSRNYDKVGNILIEKGTVKSYPEDIKKLEKDSAVKVLDASGKIVSPGLVDLHVHLREPGYEHKETIRTGCESAAAGGFTSIVCMPNTNPINDNASVTEYIMLKARTEGIVNVFPLGAITKGENGETLAQIGEMFEAGCVGVSDDGMPVMNSKVMRHAMEYVKAFGIPVISHSEDLNLSGNGVMNEGYTSTLLGLSGIPAASEDVMVSRDITLAELTGTHLHICHVSTAGSVRLIRAAKGRGVKVTAEAAPHHFTLTDKAVAQYDTNAKMKPPLRSETDRDAVREGLADGTIDIIATDHAPHSEDEKMVEFDQAPFGIVGLETALPLSLKLVEDGVLTLNQMIAKLTHLPSAIISVDKGTLSPGVQADIVIFDPEKQVKIDREKFRSKSRNTPFNGWDLKGAVLYTIVNGNIVYSV
- a CDS encoding MFS transporter → MKTSFQDMKDRGPSGDTPLLNRDFVLITVTSFVFFFTYHSFILLPLRIEELGGSESSIGFIMGAASMATILTTPSVGILIDKWGKKWFLLAGGLLMSVTSLPFAFLDSLGVIFPALRVLHGAALSLCFVSAGTLIADVSSPSRRSQAIGIFGMFSVINFALAPYVGKKIVETYGFGDLFVFDFIFGSFGVFAALFIREPEPLSPDGVRGGSYREALFRRGVFAAAFALMIAGTGFVSAITFVPVFAKRIGVDSFELFFITYTAAILAVRLIGGWIPDKFGKKKTSLPALILFAMSVIAIGFTSGASGLILAGVLFGLGHGLFYPAIYALVIDLSPEADRGKAVSICSVAFTFGGMLGVFIYGVIAEAWGFRLMFEAAGTICVLGFLVFAFAGKEA
- a CDS encoding PaaI family thioesterase → MSEERDLKKDFPVVPFWEFLGIKIVEMRPGFGKLTIHTDENLTNPYGYTHGGVLSTLADSAAAVAIAGMVRGKGKKFMTVEMNISYISPVVGGVIEARAKALREGRIVPAEVDIINDNKLVAKAIATYIIVDDKKD
- the lysS gene encoding lysine--tRNA ligase produces the protein MDNDQFEQRKEKLNELRNLGINPFANGYKPGALAGELLSKFGETTASELENRNEDYSLAGRVVGLRDFGKSIFFHIADRSGKIQGYLKMDVIGEDKLKFFKRYVDLGDFIGISGNLFKTRTGELTVNIKDFKLLTKTLHPLPEKWHGLKDVEARYRQRYLDLISNPEIKDIFLIRSRIIKLIRKFLDEREFIEVETPILHPIAGGAAARPFETHHNALGMDLFLRIAPELYLKRLVIGGLERVYEIGRTFRNEGVSTQHNPEFTMIEFYQAYATYEDLMELIEELICCLALEIKGSLVFEYGGAEINMTRPWKRINVIEHLEQTLGKDVLTDDAKLFQKAHSIGVDHKRIRGKAIVEIFEKIAAEELRNPAFVYGFPLDVSPLARKNEADPDITDRFELYIYGREIANAFSELNDPIDQKERFRSQLDLKLKGEEEVHEMDEDFVTALEHGMPPTAGAGIGIDRLVMLFTNSPSIREVIFFPHLRPE
- a CDS encoding ABC transporter permease; this translates as MKYEFFIGLRYLSSRRKQKFASIIGLISVLGVIIGVMALNVVLSVMGGFEEELREKILGVSSHIVILSYDGPMKDYSKIEDETLKFPGVLGASPFIYGQGMMASENNVSGSVVRGIDPGTAGTVTNIEQALGRGVLGSKEDDKRISDEQLSRVGREVLNKLTAETESGKPPILLGKELANTLGVMEGDQVSLVSPFGKMGPFGATAKVKKFEVAGIFDYGMIEYDSSISYVGLEDAMDFFDMNGEVSGVEVKVRDIYDARGIGTELASILGFPYYTRNWEEVNKSLFKALRLERIAIAIFLGLIILVAALDIVSALTMVVMEKGRDIAILRAMGATRNGILKIFVIDGMIIGLVGTLLGSLSGYGICYMLKTSETIRKLIPFDNNVYPISEFPVKIEPFYFLTVAFFSILICFIATLYPSFQASRKDPIEALRYE
- a CDS encoding ABC transporter ATP-binding protein is translated as MEIRVRGLWKVFETDGGRVEALKGIDLDISDGEMLAIVGVSGSGKSTLLHILGTLDQPSAGEVYYGDVNVFKQNDSELAAFRNREIGFVFQFHYLLPEFSALENVMMPCLINGLSAARAKEMSLDVLKRVGLEHRVEHRPGELSGGEQQRVAIARAVVLKPRVILADEPTGNLDLDTGASIVDLFLMLNTEYGITSVLVTHNQEITRRLERSIRLSDGKIVDVN
- the bamA gene encoding outer membrane protein assembly factor BamA, encoding MSINFRAGGLVFAVAMFLLLSYVCRETAFGQDAGGKETPQADTVKEPAVGAAEGAESPEQPVAQEPDRIIQIKIEGNLRVETELIGLNISSKVGEPLSSATVREDVKKLYKLGFFEDVTADTEKTPEGVVLIYKVKEKPVVADLRIRGNKDIKSDKILEVIDVKEGRIIDLSKVKQSQEAISALYAQSGLVGTVVDYSIEPEGEGTVSVTYEIKEGKKAYIKKVIFVGNEKLKTKVIKKGLYSKPKGMFSFISKKGLYNPQEIDNDSERIRVTYIDNGFLDVKVSKPEITYSDEEKGYIITFNIDEGNQYKVSELSFVGDMIVPEEELRATLKLKSGEIFRGSLLAQDISGLTTFYGDKGYAFANVEPAFKLNRQELTVAVQFRIEKGPEVYVRQIDIVGNTRTRDKVIRREVPIEEDQLYNATEVQAIKSRVTRLGFFEDNVEVATERVPGTEDQIDIKVKVEEKPTGFFSIAGGFSSVETFIFAGQIQEANLFGYGKRLTLNAQIGGVTQLFYVNYQDPHFLDTDFTLDVLGFRTDRQFRDFERSSFGGSLTIGRYLWWNLRGNITYRLEDVKIGDIDENARLIITRSKETISSIGFGLVWDSRNNLLDPSAGNLSETEIESAGGPLGGNTDFIKYTVSSRQWFPLWLGTVLTVRGTYGVIDFRNNGNDLVVGERFFLGGPNTLRGYGFRRVGPRVPAADGSFVIIGGVQQLLFSVDYIFPILPSAGFKGALFFDMGDAFNDGQDVTLNPNDLRKDVGFGVRWVSPLGPLRLEVGFPLGDRLPGEDPYEIQFTIGTLF